The Silene latifolia isolate original U9 population chromosome Y, ASM4854445v1, whole genome shotgun sequence sequence CTATTGAAATATGAaagaaattcgtcatccgagtcataaagatcatcctcagcattgggcaacacgggttcttcatgggaaaaaccgctctcagtaaaGTATACCTCTTCTATTTGCCAACTATCAGACTCggctgctaactgagctattatagactcgagctcatcaatgtGCGCGAAAAACCGTCTATCATGCTCTTGCCTTTTGGAGGCAAGTATCTCtaacaaagatttcagctccgcaatctcttcttcttgtatatcaggaggatcttgttgcagtggccattgatagggtggatgtagCGTAGAAGAAGTGCAGTAattaccacatccccaagatttcttcctttcccaactagcaggtttttcagattgggcttcaaactgagcgattagtcgggagacagatgtcatcttggcaaaagggatcgaaggtactcaagccttcccttcgataatctccctcggtAGCCTGTCTAATGAAcccgtaggcctatcaaaacaaagactaaagaaaaagataagaatgacctcaaggtacttagccttcccttgaggcgaaagacaaacaaaataaaacagataaaaaacgtcgcctccccggcaacggcgccaaaatttgatacggtcgttatgtaccaaaaataaatacctaagtactactaacaaaagtcagcggtaagtagggtcgatctccacagggaggctattttgctaattatctgttcaACTCAGTCTGTCAgaatgtcacagaaatgggggtttaaattattttaccaaaactatttaagagattaaaagagagaaattaacagtaagagaagggaactaggatttcgggtcaaaCGTCAGTTAGtcacagctaaggtcacagatcagtcgatgtgtcggtctaaggggcaatgaatatctcctttcggtctcaattcgccctaaaatgctattagcttaactttcgccctcactaaagcatcttaTTGTTCACTTCAGGTCTCACCCCtgccaacctttcggtccaggtcaaggtttacctaaattaaaaggctaattgtgtcgactcaactagcagggtacagttaaagcagcgattaacaacaaagactacaacTACGACGACATATCTAATAActtaattagcaactaacattagtctaatgaatcacctagtcctagcagaggaatttagctagacataattgaataaagaattagaacaaaaaaaaaaagaataataaacattaacataAAATAATGAGGGAAAAGAAGGGAGAAGAAGCTACagtagaaatagatccggaaTTAATAGAAGAAGAATGTAGCAGAGTAACAGTGTATGGAATTATAAGAGATCCCGAGAGGGGAAGAGAAGAGAGAGTTAAAAATGACGTaataccttcctatttataagaaaataagaattattcaacctaatgacggaaataaactaaaaagcccaagcccgtaggagaatccattcgatcgagtgatttaaaactacttgatcgagtaaactaaagcttaaaccactcgatcgagtagaaaatctactcgatcgagtaaatcctaaaatgccactactcgatcgagtagaaaaaggactcgatcgaacataattctactcgatcgagtactttccagcaacagtttccAGCTTtgtgcactgaacttcaaacggctgccatttcttcgttacttggtcaaacagggtaattccggtggcattggaaagctaagaggacaaaatttcatctccagTTGAAATCACCTGAAtgtcagttgtagaactcgatataTGGATCTTAAAAtaaggcactagcaatttgaagttcttcctttgctcgcctagctatctttcttctttgcgcatctcaaaatagctacattcccgctccaaattcactcttcctccaaatgcatgctaaacggacggtaaaaggcttgatttcactactttctggtccattcctgcaaataagacaaaataacccaaagtagcatattcggggcatttcgtagcataaagctacgataaaagcatagaaatacgtgcataaataggctaaaaagactatataaaatgcacgtatcagtctACATTTACCCTGGTGGGCTTGGTACCTAGTTATGCTTTCAGAGCAGTCTGGATGCCAATGACGCCTACGGCATTTGTGAAAAACTTTGCCATTCATGGTTCCTTTGTTGCTCAAGTGTTGTTTTACAAAATTTCTCCCTTTGTATAATTCAAATCCTTACGGGTTCCTTATTTAGATGTCTCGCTAGTTCTGTATATTTTCTTATATGGTAAATTTTTAGCTTTGAATATAATCTGTGTGAAATTTCCCATACTTTccttcccctttttttttctaataACTGTGCCAAAGCTGAACGTTAGGAGTCGGATGAGATTGGGAAGGGGTTTTAGCATAGGATAGAAAACTAGTTAGAGGGATGAGGTTATGGGGATATCGAAACTTTTATGAACTATTATATTCATCACCCATGTCACTCCTACTCTTATGGAATTTATACAAAACTACATAAACTAGCAATCTGAATGAACTTAATATAGCTAGTAGCCAATAGTACTTATCTAGCCTTGCTTTCGTCATATCATCACAGAACCAACTTTGCTTGCCTTCTCTAGCTGTGATGTATTCGATCACTGATATCATCAAGGCACTAAGGAAACTACCTACTCCAAACACACTCGTATATAAGGCTATGATTTGCAGCATTCTGAACTTCAGGGTCATGATTCGGCAGGTTGTCTAGTGCATCGAATTCACACCGAGAAGTAAACTAATCGTAATATTAATTGGTTTGTTCATGAAGTTTATTTTGGCTTAGAATTAGATTATTACCATTGCTTCCAGGTTTTGGGTGTTCATTACCATCATTTCAGTTATGATTCATTTGGGTACCAGTGACTTGTTTTATAGTCAGATATTAACCAATGAGTTTGTGGGATTTAGAACGAAACACCAAAATCGAAAGGCAAATCTTTCATAAACTTGTGCTGAGAAAAGATGGTTATGAGActttttatggaatttttcaTCAGCAAAATATAATCATGGTCTCCTATTTCCAAAGTTATACACACTCATATTAACTACTTGCAGCCAAGTATGAGAAGCTCTGAATCTCTGAACAGGAAGTTTGTGCTTGTTTTAATATATAGAAAGCTGAAAATTTTGTCTTCTTAAACACAAGTTTGGTTAACAACTCAAAGTTTTACATGGCTGCAAAGACTTACAAAAGCTGGTGAATCATGCTGATGAATTCAGTCCCAAAAGAGAAGTTTTACATGACTCAAATTTGGTTAAAAACTCAAAGTTTTACATGGCTGCAAATTATAGGAGTGTCGTTTTAATATGTCCTTTGAATcatgggattttgatttttttattgagTTGGTGTATATGGATTCATTTATTTTGTTTCCGGTACAAAACATTCTTGTTGCTTATTTTTCTCCTTGtaatatttgttgattttttCTATTATATAGATCAATATGGATCGTACGTGGATGATAGATGGGAAAAGAGGTGATCCTAAATATGATGCCGGTTTAGCTGAGTTTTATGAATTCGTTAGAAATAATGTGAAAGACACGTCTCATATGCCATGCCCTTATGATATGTGTCTGAATATTAAATATATGAGTTTCTCGGAGGTTAAAATCTATTTAGAAAAGAATAATTTTAATCCAAGGTATAAACTTTGGAGGTTTCATGGGGAGTCTAGAGTGGTGCAGAGAATGGAGGAAGATATTGATGTTCAGTTGGCAGAGATTGAGATTGAGTGGGAAACTCTTCCTATGAAAAAAGGTATCGACTCACTGGAAGATTCGGATTGGGATATGAATTCTTGTGATATGAATTCTGTGTCCGCTGACGAGTTTGATGATGAGTTAGAAACAATATTAGAGGATCGGTTAAGTAAAGACAGTGTAGAAGAAGATAACTCTGACCAATATCCCGATGATAAAGATGACATTCTAGGTGACGATGAAGATCTCGATGTTACTAATTTAGATGATATTACAAGCATTGTATTAGAGAAGTTAAAAGACTCCGAAATGCCTTTGTATAAGAGTTGTAAGAATTATACAAAATTGTCAGCCGTTGTTAAGCTATATAATTTGAAAGCAACCAATGGGTGGAGTGATAAAAGTTTTACCCACCTCCTCGAATTATTGAAGGACATGCTTCCAGAAGATAATGTTCTTCCTAATCGTACATATGCGGCAAAGAAGATACTTAGAGGAATTGGTATGAAATATGTGAAGAttcatgcatgtccaaatgattgtaTATTATATCGCAAGGAATATGAGAGTTTGACTCATTGTCCAGTTTGTAATGAATGGAGATATAAAAAGAAAGAGGGGATCCCAGCTAAAgttttgtggtattttccaataatacctaGGTTGCGACGACTCTTTGCGAATAAAGAAGATGCAAAGTTGTTAACATGGCATAAAACTGCAAAGGCTAATGATGGCAAATTGAGACACCCGTCTGATGGTTTAGAGTGGAAACATATAGATGTTAAGTATCCCGAATTCGGAAAAGAACCCAGAAATCTTCCACTTGCACTCTCTACTGACGGGATGAATCCTTATCGGAATTTAAGTAGTCAACATAGCACTTGGCCTGTACTTTTAGCTATTTACaatttacctccatatgtgtgcatgaaacggaagtatttgatgttgtctttATTGATTTCTGGCCCTAAAGAACCGGGTAATGACATAGATGTTTACTTGGCACCCGTTTTTGATGATTTGAGAACATTATGGGATGAAGGGATATAAGTCTTTGATGCCTACCAAAATAGTGTTTTCAATTTGAAAGCTATGCTATTATGCACTATATCTGATTTCCCTGCATATGGTAATCTTTGTGGACACACTGTGCATGGGAAAGAGGCGTGCCTCTTGTGTGGAGAAGATGTTGATTCTTCTTATTTGAGGTTTTCTCGAAAGCAAGCTTTCTTAGGATACCGTCGATTTTTAGAAGAAGATCATTCATATCGCAAGCTACAAAAAGCTTTCAATGGAAAACCTGATAATCGTCCATGTCCTAAGCTATTAAGCGGTCATGATGTATATCAAAGGGTGAAAGATATTAAAATTACATATGGGAAGAAGGGTTCTAAATTAGCATCTCGTGGATACAAGAAGATGTCGCCTCTTTTTTAGCGACTCCCATATTAGCGGGAACTCTCCATAAGACATTGTTTGGATGTTATGCATATTGAAAAGAATGTTTGTGACAATATTATCAACACTCTTTTTAATGTCCCAAATAAGTCAAAAGACAACACGACAGCTAGGAAGGATATGATGGATATGAAAATTCGACCCAAGTTGGCTCCGCAAGAGAAGAGACTACGGACATATTTGCCTCCTGCTGCCCATACACTCTCAAGAAAGGAGAAAATAGAGTTTTGTGAGTGTTTGCATAGTGTTAAAGTGCCAGAGGGATATTCTTCCAATATTAGTAGTCTGGTATCAATGCGGGATCTCAAGCTTAGTGGTCTAAAGTCTCACGACTGTTatactttgatgcaacaattactagcCGTAGCCATACGTTCCATTTTACCTAAAAAGGTTCGATATGCCATAACCAGGTTCTGTTTTTTCTTTAATGCCATATTTAACAAAGTTATTGATCCTGGAGAGTTAGAGGCTTTGCAAAATCTAATTGTCACTACTCTTTGTCAATTCGAAATGTAttttcctccttcatttttcacaatcatggttcatttgactgtaCACTTGGTTAGAGAGATCAAGTATCTAGGACCTGTTTATTTAAGGTATCAATATCCTTttaaaagattgatgaaagtataTAAGGATTATACgtctgatcggtccgtttcgtgttcacaattgaataggtgttgtcgttgggtcacgtccgaatcaaaacacaatttatagcttcacaaacaactctacaattagtaaagaggcaagtaaaggtcggatcccaagggacgggaattgagatgagatttctattgaaactagtggtgtcttaggggtgtcacaatttgggttgatgtagaaggtcactaaactaaatagcaaagaaagtaaataagtaagatgaattaaaaagggttgtaaacaattgataaaaagcactagggtgtcatggggtcataggggaatcatgggaattgatcatacaaacatgttctcaaattataagcaagcaattattgttatgatggattgagttgggttatatcttacaatcctaggaaagtttgggtctcggagccgaatcgattagattgtacaacacctacaagtcgactttgtcttccctactcaacaacatgcatggtctaatgagactcgagttggtttatctcttacaagtctcattgaaaagataggtgatgggtaaaaaatgcaaggattcataggctcacatttcatcaaacataacatgtgcatgagttgagatcaaaacaagcaagcaaattaaccatgaaagcatattaatttaagcatgaatcattccccatgttggtttcctctaattacccattaaccctagctaggtcactactcactcattatcatgttgatcatgctagcaaggttgtcaatcataccaacaaaatgaaacatgatgaataaatgaaagtaattaacaataattaaagagggattaagagaattatacctactaatgattccaataataaagcaaagaataaaagaagtacttgatgcttgattgagaggttgtcaatctcccaataataacccaaataatcttcaattacccaaaataaaggatgaacaaaagagagattaaggaaataaaacttgtattagaacttgattaattgttgattacaatactaaagagagatttgattgatattaactactctaattattgataagaagaacatgctcttctaattagactaatggggtatttatagtggaaattaggtggatgcattagggttaactaagggctaaactagtaattacactttttagattgagtagggaggagccggtatttttcgaaggaagggcttctttctttgtagcttggagaagacgaaatttacaTGTCAtcgaatccgtgcgttttggagtcgggacgggcggattcaggcgggGGAAAACGGGCGTCTTCGGGTGAacccgggcggattgtggtggctgctaacccgggcgtcttaaggagaaaacgcacggattgtgctgtggaggacgggcggattgtggagaaaccgcacggattgtacctcagcaatatttcttcttcttttcttcccttttcttcacaaaatccttggggatttcctcggggactcaaggatcctttctcaacatttctcatctactataatatgtacaaaggccttctaatcttgtctctccttgatgcttggtcattgaattcaatcaatttagtctcgttttgccatgaaaattcaagatttgcactcctttcctaccaagggatcaaaatctcaaagaatatgcaaaacaaagaactaaagacaataaatgacccaaatatgcactaaaaagcaggggaacaaggctaattcgggggctaaatatgcgctaattatggtcacatcaacgtCTAATAGATATCGTCCTGAAGGGTGCATTGCTGAGCGTGCCATCATCGATGAAGCGCTTTCTTATTGTTATACACACTTATCGAATTCTGAGTTACTTGGGATTCCTAAGAATCGGCATAGTTCGTAGATGATGGGCAAAGGTCTGAGAGGTCATGTTCGTCAAGATATGGCATTTGATGAGTGGCATACAACACACACATATGTTCTTCATAACGAGGATGAGGTACAACCTTATATTGAAGAACACATGGTTTTCTTGAGGGATATTTATCGAAATAAAACCGAGATGTGGATCGGAAGTGAGCACTACAAGACGTTTAGAGCTTGGTTCAAGGGTCGAGTGATAGAAAATTTGCAAAAATATCCTGATTATATTTCTTCCAGGTTAAGAAGACTTTGTTTTGGCCCAAATACGTATGCATCTTCTTATAGTGGTTATGCCATTAATGGGTGCACCTTTTACACTCGTGAGCAAGATGACAAGAGTACGATGCAAAATAGTGGGGTTTGTGTAGAAGCTGAAGCAATGCTCTTTTCTAGTTCAAAAGATAAGAATCCAGTTTTAGGTAAGATGCATTATTACGGAGTTATTGAAGAGATTTGGGAATTAGATTACACAGATTTTGAAATCCCTATATTTGGGTGCAAATGGTGTCAAAGTAATTCTGGTGTCCGTAAGGATGAATTAGGATTCACTTTGGTGAATCTTGATAAAACTGGACATAAGGAAGATCCTTTCATTTTAGCCAcacaagcaaaacaagtgttttatgtcACCGATCCATTGGATAAAAAGTGGTTAGTTATTTTATCCGTAAGGAGTAGGCGGGATGTGGATAgttttgatgaagatgttgtattTGAGGGTTTTGATCGTAATGTATCAAGTTTAGATGATACGGATAGTGTCAATACTTCGGGTTTATATACACGTGATGATCACAATGAAGGAAAATGGATTAATACCGATACCCGTTCGAGAAAATGCCCTCGTGATGAAGACACATGAGTAAGTTTTTGTTTAAGATTATGGTTAAAACTGCTTTATAAATACTACGTTGTCACTGACTTGTAAGTAATTTTCTGCTGCATAGTTGTTTGTAGACTTTCTTTTCCATTTTCAATGGCATTAGGGCTAGCTATTATTCGGTTCTGAGTTATGATAAACTAAGCAAAATGGCTCATCATTTTTGATTGCGTTTCTTTTTATCATTTTGCAGGGAAGTTTATGCAGTGTCAATTGTGGGGTCTTTTCCTATTGCTGTGACTAATCTGCTGGATCTTCAACGGCTGTAAGTGTCTTTAGTAGCCTTGCTTCGTAGTTTTGATATTTCCTGCCATCCTATAATTTTGATAAACACAACGAAACATTTATGCTTGGGACCTCCACAACAATAAGTTGACAGGGCGTTTGAAAATTCTGTAAGACCTTTTTCCATCTATGTCTACTATACATCTGGCTTTCTCATGTCTTTAGGGGGATTCTGATTGGTGTGCTAGACTTCAATATTTGCAGTAGTTTCCCATCCTTCATCTGTAGAGTGTAGTTTTCCTTGTCATTTTTCAGACTGAACCACATTCTGCTCAGGTATTTGGACCCCTACCCACAACGAGATCAAACATAAACACTGAGAACTATACACACATTCAAAAAACCAGGTGCTTATAGGACTCCTCCTGTAACCCACATAAGTAGCACTGATTATATTGTCTGAGATGATCTGCATCTTTACCAATCTGTCTTGAGTGAACCTTTGCTGAAAAACAAGCCAAGCAAAGAACTTATGCTTTGGTAATATAAGCTTAATTCCCACCCAAGGAGCCCAGCTGATAGTCTCAATAGCAGGCTGCAACCAGACCCCTTTTCATACCAGACAGTGCTTCAATATTTGCCATAATTCCTTTTAATAAGATTTAGTGGTACGCTAGTGATTTGGTCTTAGCAATAAGCAAGTCATTGATGATAGGGATGGACATAGGGTGACTCTGAACTTGGAATTCAGAATCAGTCAATAGTAGGCATGTCATGCACTATTTAAATGGAAGTATACTTTGATGGGTAATGTTCTTGGAGCTATAAGCCTACTCTTAGGCAAATGACTAATTTTGTTCAGAAGTACTGGATCTGTGGGACTTTACCTGTTATTCAGTACTTAAAAAAGGCTGGTTCAGAATCCACTATCCCTGGACAAAGAGTGACTCCAGCTTCTCTGACTGAAGAAGAGGGCTGAAGAAGAGGGCTAGGAGATACCTCAGTACCTCAAGATGACTTCCCTGGACCAGCACCACAGGAGACTGTAAAGCTCTCTGGATGCAGTGAGCTTGGACAAGAACATGGTCAGCCTGCTCAAGAGATTGATGTGGCAGGAACTGGTGCACTAGCTAGGGGTGTTGCCTCAGCTGTGTCTATCCTATCTCCAAACAAATTTCACCTAGTTGAAATGTACTTGAACTAAATGTAATGGTTGTATTGGTTTGAATTATATAAAAGCTtacattttcacaaaaaaaaaaaacaaaactaacACGTCTTATTTATGTTAATATATTTATAGAATTTGATGAATTTGTAATTTGTTAATGCAGGTTGATCGATGGGCCCAAAAAGGCGTAAATGAATTCAGAATAAGAATAAATGTGATGTCTCAGGCAAGAAGAGGAAGAGAAGGTGTACGGAGAGGGGTCGAACAGTATTGGACTTAGTGACAAAAGCTCTGAAGGAGAAGAAACCTATTGAATTGGAGTGGGATAAAGTGCACAGATTGCCTACAGGAACTTTTCTTTGGAAAGTTTAGTATTTGGATTGGCGTTCGCTCGGAGGCATGTTAGTTGCATAGTGGAAACGTGGGACCATGTGGATGATGTCCTGAGGAAAGAAATTTTGGATAGTATCACAGTGAGTATAAAAATTTGTCTTTCATATGTAAATGAGAGCATATTTTTAATCTTAAGAGAGACTTATTATTAATATAGTACAAAACTTTATTTAATTTGTCATTTGTGTAGGGCGATTTTACCGTCATCGAAGACCGTTATGATTGGTGTCTCATAAAGGCGGGTAAATTATGGAGAAAGTGGAAATGCACCTTAGTCCGTGTGTGGCTATATGACGAAACGGGAGCAATACGGAGGACACCACCAGAATTGTATGACCACATAACACCAGAGGAGTGGAATGCGTTTGTGGCGTCTCACACTACTGAGGCATTTAAGGTAATATTAACTTACCATCATGTTTACCAAAAGCCCACCTAATGAATTTACTTGTCTACCTGAAAGAACTTAAAATTCCCTAAACTGATAACATAAggaattgttttatttttagtcctgAAAGAAGCCTCAAGAAGGTAATAAGTATTGTTGTTCTTGTACAAGGTATATGTCTAGTTAGCTCGTTATTTAGTTCCCTAAAATAGACCATTGACATTGTATGAACTTAAAATTCTATGTTAGCTAGTACAACTACTTTGTCAGGTCAAGTTGGTAAGGTCGTTAGGAAATTATCTCACTGGTTCAAAACTAATCCAAGGGTCGCCAGTGACATGATGATTAACTTGACATTGAGGATTATACTAACCTGAATTAGTCCTCTAACTATTTTATGTTTTATATATATTTGTGTACAATGTAAGGAAATAAGTGCAATCAACAAGAGGAATGCTTCGATGAATAATACAAGGTTCTATGGCTCTCGAGCAGGATATCATGGGATTGAAGTTATAGTTGTAAGTACACCTAGACATATCTTTATAATCTTATAATTGTATGATGGAACCTAATGCTATAAACCATTATAATTTCTATTTATTTACACTTTGTTGTACTCTTCACAATGTTATTTTTGTAGAAGAAAGACTTTGCCTCCAAAGGACACGTATTGTAGAAAGTTGACCGACACTTAACTTGGCTAAGGGGTCACACGCCTAATAATGGAGATATGACCGAATATGACAAGGAAGTCGCTTTGAAAATTGTAAGTCCTTTAATTGTTATGATAAACATTATTTATTTCTAAGATTTGACACAAATATGTAAttgtataatataatataatcaaTGGGTGTAGAAAGCACTAGAAAAAGAGGTGGCGGCAGGTACATTTGTGCATGAAGGACGAGAAGATATACTTGCTAAGGCAATCGGCAGACCTGAACATGGTGGCCGTGTGCGAGGAGTTCCTGATGGCATATGCATAACTGAGTATTTTGGGAGGGCTCCCAAAATGCCGACGACTGAAGTAGAGTGTCTCAAAGAGACGGTAATTTATTATGTATACATAGAATAAGACGGTCTCAAAATATTTATTGTTTGTAAAATATTTTACTTTAAGCATGATTTGAGATTTTATTTATTGCACGTAAAAAATACTATGCAAGCACAAGTATCAAATATGCAAACGATGTTTGTGCATTTTTGGCAAACTGGTGAGAAGCTAAGCCAAGAAATATTAGAATGTTTCATGAAAGGAATGTCTATGAGTACTCAAGGATCGAAGGCTTGTGCATCTATGGATGGTTCTCATAGTATTTCAATACAAGAGAGTGAGGAGCAATCCCATCAAGAGCCACACCATAAAAAGAGTGAGCAATCCCGTCAAGAGCTACCCCTTGAAAAGATGCCCCATGAAGAGCCATCTAGTGAGCAGCAGGTAACATCTTTTTATTTAACACGCACTTTGATTTGAACAGAACTTATTACTATATATGTGTTAACTTATTACTATATATGTGTTAACTTAGTTTGAAGTTTGATTTTACTAAAATTTCAAGGGTTGGAGAGACTGTGAATTATCATTACCTGGAAATTTGAATAAGATGGTGGCATCAGGCTTCATGTACATGGAAAGTAAGGAGGAATCTGTAACTATTCACGGCATTGCACTACTTAATGGTTATAAGAAAATCAAAGTTAAGAAAATACATTCTGGATTTGAAAATGCTAAGCTGCATGTGCCTATTAGGGATGCATTGATAGTATTGATTGATGCGAAGGACTCATATGTTCAATGGCCTCAGAATCATATTCATATTACTCATAAGgtaattttgtattttttaaaattaaaagaaTTCTTTTGTACTAAGTTATTATAAATGTTAACTATTTTGACAAAAATTAATATAGATGGAGATtgtaatgaagaagaagaagaggaagaagatgatTCAACGGGTTCCACCACCTTTGGTCCCGACTTTTCTGGGTGTAGAAGTTAGTGCTGAGTTTAAGCAAAAGTTAAGAACCCCGCTGATGAAATCTTTAGTTCTTGAGGCTCGCATATTGAAGACTAGCGGAGCACTTATTAACGTTCCTATTGATGACCATGTATTACACCTTGATAAATACACTTCTTTGATTTCTTATGAGGAGCTTATTCATTGGTGTGACGAAGCTGAGATAGGTGCCTCTCACATTGCTATTTTTATGAGGTAAGAACTTTTTAACATTTTGTAACATTAATAGTAAGTTCCATTCTTATTTTGAATTTTGTTTAGTTAACATGTTTTTATGAACTATTTGAACAAGTGTACTTCAAACTGTTGTAGGTATTTGAGTGATCTTAGTGATACTATGAAGTCTACTAGTTTATATGGATTCTTGTTCCCCGAGCCATTGTCTAAATTTGCAGCCGTAAGTGAAGATTATCGATCAGATTATATTGCACGAGCTATGACATGTACGGAGTGTGGCAGGGGTCGGAAACTTATATTTGCAGCTTATCACGAAAGGTATACATAGAATTTCCCCTTTTCAAActtctatttatttattccttgcTAATTACGTGAAAATATTCTCATTGTTCGATTTTTTAATTGAAGTGATCACTGGATGTTGGCTGCGATTAGTCCATCAGAAACTAACGTGTATTGGTGTGATCCTGCTGGACATATGGAGCCTCCTCAGTTTTTCGTGGAAATAGTAACTAGGTAAATAATGTATATTTAATATTAGTGATTAATGATTAGAATTATGTTTGAAGCGATGACTAATT is a genomic window containing:
- the LOC141632974 gene encoding uncharacterized protein LOC141632974, whose protein sequence is MDRTWMIDGKRGDPKYDAGLAEFYEFVRNNVKDTSHMPCPYDMCLNIKYMSFSEVKIYLEKNNFNPRYKLWRFHGESRVVQRMEEDIDVQLAEIEIEWETLPMKKGIDSLEDSDWDMNSCDMNSVSADEFDDELETILEDRLSKDSVEEDNSDQYPDDKDDILGDDEDLDVTNLDDITSIVLEKLKDSEMPLYKSCKNYTKLSAVVKLYNLKATNGWSDKSFTHLLELLKDMLPEDNVLPNRTYAAKKILRGIGMKYVKIHACPNDCILYRKEYESLTHCPVCNEWRYKKKEGIPAKVLWYFPIIPRLRRLFANKEDAKLLTWHKTAKANDGKLRHPSDGLEWKHIDVKYPEFGKEPRNLPLALSTDGMNPYRNLSSQHSTWPVLLAIYNLPPYVCMKRKYLMLSLLISGPKEPGNDIDVYLAPVFDDLRTLWDEGI